A single region of the Bacteroidales bacterium genome encodes:
- the queA gene encoding tRNA preQ1(34) S-adenosylmethionine ribosyltransferase-isomerase QueA produces MKLSQFKFYLPAELIAERPPENRDESKLMILNRKTHSIEHKEFKDILNYFSDGDVFVINNTKVFPARLFGTKEKTGAKIEVFLLRELNRESRLWDVLVDPARKIRIGNKLYFGDDDSLVAEVIDNTTSRGRTLRFLFDGPYEDFKKTITALGQTPLPKIHKRSVEPIDDIRYQTIYAKHEGAVAAPTAGMHFSRELMKRLELKGINFAEITLHVGLGNFRAIEVEDLTKHKMDSEEMLIEENATAIINHAKENRKKIVSVGTTSMKALETAVSISGKVKPYRGWTNKFIFPPYDFTIADALVTNFHLPMSSMMMMASAFAGYDFLTEAYKEAINLKYKFFTYGDAMLII; encoded by the coding sequence ATGAAACTCTCCCAGTTTAAGTTTTACTTACCTGCTGAACTCATCGCCGAAAGACCCCCTGAAAACAGGGACGAATCGAAACTGATGATCCTCAACCGTAAAACCCACTCCATCGAACATAAAGAATTTAAAGACATTCTTAATTATTTCAGCGATGGTGATGTTTTCGTAATTAATAACACCAAGGTTTTCCCTGCCCGTTTGTTTGGGACGAAAGAAAAAACCGGTGCCAAGATCGAAGTTTTCCTGCTCCGTGAATTGAACCGTGAATCCCGCCTCTGGGATGTTCTGGTCGACCCGGCCCGTAAAATCCGGATAGGCAATAAACTTTATTTTGGTGATGATGATTCGCTTGTTGCTGAAGTAATCGACAACACCACGTCACGCGGCCGGACCCTCAGGTTCCTTTTCGATGGTCCCTATGAGGATTTTAAGAAAACGATTACCGCCCTGGGCCAGACACCCCTGCCCAAGATCCATAAGAGATCCGTTGAACCGATAGATGATATCCGGTATCAGACGATTTATGCAAAGCACGAAGGCGCTGTTGCCGCTCCGACCGCCGGTATGCACTTCAGCCGCGAACTGATGAAACGACTTGAGCTGAAAGGGATCAATTTTGCCGAAATCACCCTTCACGTCGGGCTCGGGAACTTCCGTGCCATCGAAGTGGAAGACCTGACCAAGCATAAAATGGATTCTGAAGAGATGCTGATCGAAGAAAATGCCACGGCGATTATTAATCATGCTAAGGAAAACCGTAAAAAGATCGTTTCTGTTGGGACAACTTCCATGAAAGCCCTCGAAACAGCCGTTTCAATATCAGGAAAAGTTAAACCCTACAGGGGCTGGACTAATAAATTCATCTTTCCGCCCTACGATTTTACCATAGCCGATGCCTTAGTCACCAACTTTCACCTCCCTATGTCATCAATGATGATGATGGCCTCCGCTTTTGCAGGATATGATTTCCTCACAGAAGCTTACAAAGAAGCCATCAACCTGAAATATAAGTTCTTCACTTACGGGGACGCAATGCTTATTATATAG
- a CDS encoding glycosyltransferase, with product METLLMITGIVLCLTDLFYTGLIGLFTFGWYRQKGTIKTGTVEPVMKVSVIVAARNEEKSIADLLGDLAAQHYPSSMIEILVIDDHSTDKTAEIVTDFIAKQKLSGFILIKNDDGAGKKAALAWGVGKSTGELILSTDADCRMGPGWISAIVSYFQDKTKVMIFGPVSYFTQKGLLNRFQSLEFSGMMASGAGAARAGQPFICNGANLAYRKSAFMQVGGYAGNEKFISGDDVFLMHKMKKEYGNKAIGFAPDKNALVQTYPAAGLRAFFKQRIRWASKSKGYKDNLSAFTAIAVFSFNLFITATFFAGFCYPGLFLLFAGVILLKSLIDLPLMWGVTGFNTQRQLRYWYLPFQVIYPFYVVVAGILGLFPRKRW from the coding sequence ATGGAAACCTTGCTGATGATCACCGGAATCGTGTTATGCCTGACAGATTTATTTTATACCGGGCTGATCGGACTTTTTACCTTCGGATGGTACAGGCAGAAAGGAACTATAAAGACCGGGACTGTTGAGCCTGTAATGAAAGTCAGCGTGATCGTTGCGGCCAGAAATGAAGAGAAAAGCATAGCTGATCTGTTGGGTGATTTGGCGGCTCAGCATTATCCATCCTCCATGATTGAAATTCTCGTGATCGATGACCATTCAACCGATAAAACTGCTGAGATTGTGACAGATTTTATTGCTAAACAGAAACTTTCCGGATTTATACTGATAAAAAATGATGATGGGGCGGGGAAAAAAGCAGCGCTTGCATGGGGTGTCGGCAAATCAACCGGTGAACTGATCCTTTCGACCGATGCCGATTGCCGGATGGGGCCTGGATGGATATCGGCAATAGTATCTTATTTTCAGGATAAAACGAAAGTGATGATTTTCGGTCCGGTTTCTTATTTTACACAGAAAGGCCTTCTGAACCGGTTTCAATCGCTGGAATTTTCAGGCATGATGGCATCAGGGGCCGGAGCCGCCCGGGCGGGTCAGCCATTTATTTGCAATGGCGCCAACCTGGCTTACCGGAAAAGCGCTTTTATGCAGGTAGGTGGATATGCGGGCAATGAAAAATTTATTTCCGGAGATGATGTTTTCCTGATGCATAAAATGAAGAAGGAATATGGCAACAAAGCGATCGGCTTTGCCCCGGATAAAAATGCACTAGTCCAGACTTATCCGGCAGCCGGTCTTCGGGCATTTTTTAAACAACGTATCCGTTGGGCATCGAAAAGCAAAGGTTATAAGGATAACCTTTCAGCCTTTACCGCAATAGCCGTTTTTTCCTTCAACCTGTTCATAACAGCCACTTTTTTTGCGGGATTTTGTTATCCGGGATTATTCTTGCTTTTTGCCGGCGTTATCTTGTTGAAATCACTCATTGACCTGCCATTGATGTGGGGAGTCACCGGATTTAACACTCAAAGACAACTAAGGTATTGGTATTTGCCTTTCCAGGTGATCTATCCGTTTTATGTGGTGGTGGCAGGAATCCTTGGCCTGTTTCCCAGGAAAAGATGGTAA
- a CDS encoding flippase-like domain-containing protein, with product MIVQKTKIRKTFNYLIRALIILVTYGFIYRQVFVERKLHEIVDVFNKMMEQQQAWFMISLILLLMLLNWSIESVKWRLLIAKIEKISFFRAFKAVMTGVSVSLFTPNRTGDYLGRVFILEKGNHVEGILITLIGSFAQIVVTLSAGLFCFLSFLDQYLRVSYHVQEYLLISLIFLIPCLIFIIMLFYFKIGILSDFIGRYMPRKWERFIEYSRVFARYCGKELLEVLLLSLLRYVIFSTQFFLLLRMFGVELPVIQGMILIPVIYLAMTLVPSIALIDLGIRGSVSIFVIGLYFQKSGFNSGDTELAILTSSTVLWLVNLIIPAILGTFFVFSLKFFRK from the coding sequence ATGATCGTACAAAAGACAAAGATAAGGAAAACCTTCAATTACCTGATCCGGGCGCTGATTATCCTGGTAACCTATGGATTTATTTACCGGCAGGTATTCGTAGAACGGAAGCTGCATGAAATCGTGGATGTTTTCAACAAGATGATGGAGCAGCAACAGGCCTGGTTCATGATAAGCCTGATCCTGTTGCTCATGCTGCTCAACTGGAGCATTGAATCGGTTAAATGGCGTTTACTGATCGCTAAAATCGAGAAAATTTCATTTTTCCGTGCTTTTAAGGCTGTCATGACTGGGGTTTCGGTCAGCCTTTTCACTCCAAACAGAACGGGTGATTACCTGGGCCGGGTTTTCATCCTGGAAAAAGGTAACCACGTGGAAGGCATATTGATAACCCTCATCGGCAGTTTTGCGCAGATCGTCGTTACCCTCAGTGCAGGCCTGTTCTGCTTTCTTTCATTCCTTGATCAATACCTTCGCGTGTCTTACCATGTTCAGGAATACCTTCTCATAAGCCTGATTTTTTTGATCCCCTGCCTCATTTTTATAATCATGCTTTTTTACTTTAAAATAGGCATCCTTTCCGATTTTATCGGCCGCTATATGCCACGAAAATGGGAGCGTTTCATAGAATATTCCAGGGTCTTTGCCAGGTATTGCGGTAAAGAACTTCTGGAAGTACTGCTTCTAAGCTTATTAAGATACGTGATCTTTTCAACCCAGTTTTTCCTGCTGCTCAGAATGTTTGGGGTTGAATTACCTGTAATCCAGGGCATGATCCTCATCCCGGTTATCTACCTTGCGATGACTTTGGTTCCATCTATTGCCCTGATCGACCTCGGAATCAGGGGATCGGTCTCCATTTTTGTTATCGGACTGTATTTTCAAAAATCCGGTTTTAATTCAGGTGATACGGAACTGGCAATTCTTACATCTTCAACGGTTTTATGGCTGGTTAACCTGATCATTCCGGCAATCCTGGGGACTTTCTTTGTCTTCAGCCTTAAATTCTTCAGGAAATAA
- the ruvC gene encoding crossover junction endodeoxyribonuclease RuvC produces the protein MSSERIILGIDPGTTIMGYGVIMIREKKIELMTMGVLKLHQFSEHEDKLKKIFERTVSLIEEYHPDELAIEAPFYGKNVQSMLKLGRAQGVAMAAALSRTVPIFEYSPRKIKQSITGRGNASKEQVALMLQNLLQFTQSPQYLDATDGLAAAVCHYFQNNPGKQDKKFSGWKSFLTENPDRQAEH, from the coding sequence TTGTCTTCGGAACGCATAATATTGGGCATCGATCCCGGTACTACGATCATGGGTTATGGTGTTATCATGATCCGGGAAAAAAAGATCGAGCTGATGACGATGGGTGTGCTTAAACTCCACCAGTTTTCCGAACACGAGGACAAGTTAAAGAAAATATTTGAACGGACGGTTTCTCTCATCGAAGAATATCATCCGGATGAACTGGCAATCGAAGCGCCTTTCTATGGTAAAAATGTCCAATCGATGCTTAAACTAGGTCGTGCTCAGGGTGTTGCAATGGCAGCTGCTTTATCGAGGACCGTTCCGATTTTTGAATACAGCCCCCGTAAAATAAAGCAGTCGATTACCGGACGGGGAAATGCTTCCAAGGAGCAGGTAGCCCTGATGTTGCAAAACCTTCTTCAGTTCACGCAGTCGCCACAGTACCTGGATGCCACTGACGGTCTGGCCGCCGCCGTTTGTCATTACTTTCAGAATAATCCCGGAAAGCAGGATAAGAAATTCTCAGGCTGGAAATCTTTCCTCACTGAAAACCCGGACAGGCAGGCAGAACATTAA
- the topA gene encoding type I DNA topoisomerase: MIKNLVIVESPAKAKTIERFLGKDFIVRSSFGHVMDLSKKDLGVDIEKGFMPIYEISPDKKKIVAELKKIAKDAETIWLATDEDREGEAISWHLVSALGLNENETKRIVFHEITRTAIHEAIDNPRKIDRNLVNAQQARRVLDRLVGFELSPLLWKKVKPALSAGRVQSVAVRLIVEREDEIRAFSSTSSFKVTARFIIKKDGQAYTFEAEFPTRFKTREEARKFLEKCIGASYRVTNIETKPAKKSPAPPFTTSTLQQEASRKLGFSVSNTMRIAQQLYEEGLITYMRTDSVTLSKLALAMLKEEIARIYGPEYSKTRQYTTKSKGAQEAHEAIRPTYISNSSINGSSAQKKLYELIWKRTIASQMSDALTEKTIINISVSTLTGEEFIAQGEVIKFDGFLKVYRESYDDEADEEGRSILPPLAKGDQPDLSEMNAEQRFTQPLRRYTEASLVKKLEELGIGRPSTYAPTISTIQKREYVEKLDVEGFTRAFDLLTLKNREIRLHEKTEKAGFEKGKLLPTDLGALVNRFLMQYFENIIDYQFTATVEKDFDEIARGEKKWNEMIGLFYGPFHRQIQETVDNTGKFSGERLLGTDPKSGKNMYVKLGRFGPVVQIGETESDEKPRFAGLSKGQSIETLTLGQALELFNFPRSIGSYENNEMIVAVGRFGPYIKHNNLYFSLTKHDDPASVSQERAVEIIELKRKQDKEKIIRKFPENDNVLVLNGRFGPYISISKSNYKIPKGTDPVGLKLEDCLRLAEAQEKKGKKKTIPTRKKS, from the coding sequence ATGATTAAAAACCTCGTCATCGTTGAATCTCCGGCTAAAGCTAAGACTATTGAACGATTCCTCGGAAAGGATTTTATTGTCCGCTCCAGCTTTGGCCATGTTATGGATCTTTCGAAAAAAGACCTTGGGGTAGATATTGAAAAAGGGTTTATGCCTATCTATGAAATCTCCCCGGACAAGAAAAAGATCGTTGCCGAATTGAAAAAAATTGCAAAAGATGCGGAGACCATCTGGTTAGCAACTGATGAGGACCGCGAGGGGGAAGCTATTTCGTGGCACCTGGTTTCTGCATTAGGGCTCAATGAGAATGAGACTAAACGGATTGTTTTCCACGAGATTACCAGGACTGCTATTCATGAAGCAATCGATAATCCGCGTAAAATCGACCGCAACCTTGTTAATGCGCAACAGGCCCGCCGTGTGCTCGACCGCCTGGTCGGATTTGAACTGTCACCCCTGCTTTGGAAAAAAGTTAAACCCGCCCTGTCGGCCGGCAGGGTGCAATCGGTCGCTGTACGCCTTATCGTGGAGCGGGAAGATGAAATCCGGGCCTTCAGTTCTACTTCATCTTTTAAAGTCACAGCCAGGTTTATCATTAAAAAAGACGGACAGGCATACACCTTCGAAGCTGAATTTCCCACCCGTTTCAAGACACGGGAGGAGGCCCGGAAATTCCTTGAAAAATGCATCGGCGCCTCATACCGGGTTACCAATATAGAAACGAAACCAGCTAAAAAATCCCCTGCTCCACCATTCACTACCTCCACGCTTCAACAGGAAGCCAGCCGCAAACTGGGGTTTTCAGTGTCCAACACCATGCGTATCGCACAACAGCTCTATGAAGAAGGTTTGATCACTTACATGCGTACCGACTCGGTAACCCTCTCCAAGCTGGCGCTGGCCATGCTGAAGGAAGAGATTGCCAGGATTTACGGACCGGAATATTCCAAAACCCGCCAATATACTACGAAATCAAAAGGCGCACAGGAGGCACATGAAGCTATCAGGCCAACTTATATAAGCAATTCTTCCATTAACGGCAGTTCGGCACAGAAAAAACTTTACGAACTGATCTGGAAAAGAACGATCGCATCACAAATGAGCGATGCCCTGACGGAAAAAACGATCATTAACATCAGTGTTTCCACCCTGACCGGTGAGGAATTCATTGCACAGGGTGAAGTGATCAAATTTGATGGTTTCCTGAAGGTTTACCGTGAATCGTACGATGATGAGGCCGATGAAGAAGGCCGGAGCATCCTTCCTCCACTTGCAAAAGGCGACCAGCCCGACCTTTCGGAAATGAATGCCGAACAACGCTTTACTCAGCCCTTAAGACGTTATACAGAAGCCAGCCTCGTCAAAAAACTTGAAGAACTCGGCATCGGCAGGCCATCCACTTATGCCCCCACTATTTCGACCATCCAGAAGAGGGAATATGTCGAAAAGCTCGATGTGGAAGGGTTCACTCGGGCCTTTGACCTGTTGACCCTTAAAAACAGGGAGATCAGGCTACACGAGAAAACCGAAAAAGCAGGCTTTGAAAAAGGTAAACTCCTTCCTACTGACCTGGGAGCCCTGGTTAACCGTTTCCTGATGCAGTATTTTGAAAACATCATCGATTACCAGTTTACCGCTACTGTTGAGAAAGACTTCGATGAGATTGCCCGTGGCGAAAAGAAATGGAATGAAATGATCGGCCTCTTTTATGGACCTTTCCACCGCCAGATACAGGAAACGGTTGATAATACAGGCAAATTCAGCGGAGAAAGACTCCTCGGGACCGATCCCAAATCAGGGAAGAATATGTACGTGAAACTCGGACGTTTTGGTCCGGTTGTCCAGATCGGTGAAACAGAAAGTGATGAAAAACCGCGTTTCGCCGGTTTGAGTAAAGGGCAGTCGATCGAAACCCTTACCCTCGGACAAGCATTGGAACTGTTTAATTTTCCACGCAGTATCGGCAGCTATGAAAACAATGAAATGATTGTTGCCGTCGGCAGATTCGGGCCTTATATCAAGCATAACAACCTCTATTTTTCGCTGACGAAACACGATGATCCCGCTTCTGTCAGCCAGGAAAGGGCCGTGGAAATCATTGAACTGAAAAGAAAACAGGATAAAGAAAAAATCATCAGGAAGTTCCCGGAAAATGATAATGTCCTGGTACTTAACGGACGCTTTGGCCCATATATTTCTATCTCAAAGTCTAATTACAAAATTCCTAAAGGAACCGATCCCGTAGGCCTGAAACTCGAAGATTGCCTCAGATTAGCTGAAGCTCAGGAAAAAAAAGGCAAAAAGAAAACCATCCCGACCCGGAAAAAATCCTGA